One region of Bartonella alsatica genomic DNA includes:
- a CDS encoding ABC transporter permease, producing the protein MIPEWLYFLFNPALLNRYGPKFIEGFLVTIELVVLACSIGFFLGMLIAFARLSNNKFLQYVAEAYVYFFRGSPLLAQLFLFYYGLGSINNFWQQVGLWWFFQNAWYCCIFIFALNSAAYQSEIFKGSFLSVTTGQREASKALGLSNSVTFFRIILPQAMVLALRPLGNELILMIKSSAITSLVTIYDLVGIAKLTYSRTFDFQVYVWAALIYLLTVEFIHRFIVLIEYHLTRYLR; encoded by the coding sequence ATGATTCCTGAGTGGCTTTATTTTCTTTTTAATCCTGCTCTTTTAAACCGTTATGGGCCCAAATTTATTGAGGGCTTTCTTGTTACTATCGAGCTTGTTGTTCTTGCTTGCTCCATTGGCTTTTTTCTTGGTATGCTTATCGCGTTTGCACGTTTGTCAAATAACAAGTTTTTACAATATGTTGCAGAGGCTTATGTCTATTTTTTCCGCGGATCTCCTTTACTAGCCCAACTTTTTCTTTTTTATTACGGACTTGGTTCAATAAATAACTTCTGGCAACAAGTTGGTTTATGGTGGTTTTTTCAAAACGCATGGTATTGTTGCATTTTCATTTTTGCTCTTAATTCTGCTGCTTATCAATCCGAAATCTTTAAAGGGAGCTTTCTATCTGTAACAACTGGACAACGTGAAGCATCAAAAGCATTAGGATTGAGCAATTCTGTAACATTTTTCAGAATTATTCTTCCGCAAGCAATGGTTTTAGCATTACGCCCCCTAGGCAATGAGTTAATTTTAATGATTAAATCCAGTGCCATTACTTCACTCGTTACTATTTATGATTTAGTAGGAATCGCCAAACTAACTTATTCACGTACATTCGATTTCCAAGTTTATGTTTGGGCTGCTCTTATCTATCTTCTTACCGTTGAGTTCATTCATCGCTTTATTGTTCTTATCGAATACCATCTAACCCGATATTTACGATAA
- the gltA gene encoding citrate synthase → MSNNKAHLIVNDKKIELPVRKGTSGPDVIEIASLYKETNTFTYDPGFTSTASCESKITYIDGDKGLLLYRGYPIDQLAEKGDFLESCYLLLYGELPTQQEKNDFDRCIMQHTMVHEQFARFFHGFRRDSHPMAVIVACLGAMSAFYHDSIDITDPQQRMIASIRLISKVPTLAAMAYKYSIGQAFVYPQNDLSYAANFLRMCFCVPCEEYKINPVLTRAMDRIFILHADHEQNASTSTVRLAGSSGANPFACIAAGVACLWGPAHGGANEACLKMLQEIGSVKRIPEFIARAKDKNDPFRLMGFGHRVYKNYDPRAKIMQKTCHEVLKELNIQNDPLLDIAIELEKIALNDKYFVEKKLYPNVDFYSGITLKALGFPTKMFTVLFALARSVGWVAQWKEMIEDPAQKIGRPRQLYTGYTMREYIPMDKRIN, encoded by the coding sequence ATGTCTAACAATAAAGCACACCTTATAGTGAATGACAAAAAAATAGAACTTCCTGTGCGTAAAGGTACAAGTGGACCTGATGTCATTGAAATTGCTTCTCTTTATAAAGAAACAAATACTTTTACTTATGATCCTGGTTTTACCTCAACTGCTTCTTGTGAATCAAAAATCACTTATATTGACGGTGATAAAGGGCTATTGCTTTATCGTGGCTATCCTATTGACCAACTTGCTGAAAAAGGAGATTTTCTCGAAAGCTGTTATCTTTTACTCTACGGTGAACTCCCAACACAACAAGAGAAAAATGATTTTGACCGCTGTATTATGCAGCACACAATGGTCCACGAGCAATTTGCGCGTTTTTTTCATGGATTTCGTCGCGACTCGCATCCTATGGCCGTTATAGTTGCATGCCTTGGAGCTATGTCTGCGTTCTATCACGATTCTATTGATATTACAGATCCTCAACAAAGAATGATAGCTTCTATTCGTCTCATCTCCAAAGTTCCTACCCTTGCTGCTATGGCTTATAAATACAGTATTGGACAAGCATTTGTTTATCCACAAAATGATCTTAGTTACGCTGCAAATTTTCTCCGTATGTGCTTTTGTGTTCCTTGTGAAGAATATAAAATTAATCCTGTTCTTACTCGGGCAATGGATCGAATCTTTATCCTTCATGCAGATCATGAACAAAATGCCTCTACATCTACTGTACGTCTTGCAGGCTCATCAGGAGCTAATCCGTTTGCATGTATTGCAGCAGGTGTTGCATGCCTTTGGGGACCAGCACATGGTGGAGCCAATGAAGCATGCTTAAAGATGCTACAAGAAATAGGTTCTGTTAAGAGAATTCCTGAATTTATTGCACGTGCAAAAGATAAAAATGATCCTTTCCGCCTTATGGGATTTGGTCACCGAGTTTATAAAAATTATGATCCACGTGCAAAAATCATGCAAAAAACCTGTCATGAGGTTTTAAAAGAACTGAACATCCAAAATGATCCACTTCTTGACATCGCGATAGAACTCGAAAAAATCGCTCTGAATGATAAATATTTTGTCGAGAAAAAACTTTATCCTAATGTCGATTTCTATTCTGGTATTACATTAAAGGCTTTGGGCTTTCCAACTAAAATGTTTACGGTTCTTTTTGCATTAGCACGCAGTGTTGGTTGGGTTGCGCAGTGGAAAGAAATGATTGAGGATCCCGCACAAAAAATTGGTCGTCCTCGCCAGCTTTATACAGGTTATACTATGCGTGAATATATTCCTATGGATAAACGTATAAATTAA
- a CDS encoding transporter substrate-binding domain-containing protein produces MKLLAIALTISATLFTQSAYAQTLKIASEGSYPPFSYIDSNNKPQGFDIDISYALCKKMNIECTIVTQDFEGMIPGLLAKKYDAIIASLAPTQERLQKIDFTDPYYNTTLAIIVTKDSEIKEISAKAFKGKNLGVQSNTTQAAYAEDHYASEGVNIKLYPTTMEVNRDLLNRRLDIVISDKLQALSWLENEGKDCCRLLGILEETEFPIAIAIRQNNNDLKNKFNEALKEIRLDGTYDKIMKKYFSFDIY; encoded by the coding sequence ATGAAATTATTAGCAATAGCTCTTACAATAAGTGCAACATTATTTACCCAATCTGCCTATGCTCAAACACTAAAAATTGCAAGTGAAGGTTCCTATCCTCCATTTAGTTATATTGACTCAAATAATAAACCTCAGGGGTTTGATATTGATATATCTTATGCACTTTGTAAAAAAATGAACATTGAATGCACTATCGTTACTCAAGACTTTGAGGGAATGATTCCCGGTCTTCTTGCAAAAAAGTACGATGCTATCATTGCTTCTCTTGCTCCTACACAAGAGCGCTTACAAAAGATTGATTTCACAGATCCTTACTATAACACAACACTTGCTATAATTGTTACCAAAGATTCAGAAATTAAAGAGATCTCAGCAAAAGCTTTTAAAGGTAAAAATCTTGGTGTACAATCAAATACAACACAAGCTGCCTACGCAGAAGATCATTATGCTTCTGAAGGAGTAAATATCAAACTCTATCCGACAACAATGGAAGTTAATCGAGATCTTTTAAACCGTCGACTTGATATAGTTATCTCTGATAAACTGCAAGCATTAAGCTGGCTTGAAAATGAAGGAAAAGATTGCTGCCGTCTTTTAGGAATTCTGGAAGAAACAGAATTTCCTATTGCAATTGCTATACGTCAAAATAATAATGATCTTAAAAATAAGTTCAATGAAGCGCTAAAAGAAATTCGTTTGGATGGAACTTATGATAAAATTATGAAAAAATATTTTTCATTCGATATTTATTAA
- the lpxA gene encoding acyl-ACP--UDP-N-acetylglucosamine O-acyltransferase, whose protein sequence is MSGTKIHPTALVEKGAQLGENVRVGPFCHISSEAVIGDGCSLMSHVVIMGNTMLGGNSKVFSHAVLGADPQNNKHKGGHTTLSIGKNCTIREGVTMHRGSDSSMGMTIVGDNCQFFCYAHIAHDCHVGNHVTFANNAMIAGHVTVGDYVIIGGGAAVHQFVRIGHHAFVGGVSALVGDLIPYGTAVGVQAKLAGLNIIGMKRAGLERKDIHALRHAISMLFDHSKPFKERVSDVASFYSTSQSVVDVVNFIKEEGKRFYCTPKFEGNKIKESKD, encoded by the coding sequence ATGTCCGGTACGAAAATCCATCCAACGGCTCTTGTGGAAAAGGGAGCGCAGCTTGGTGAGAATGTACGAGTTGGACCATTTTGTCATATTAGTTCAGAGGCTGTTATTGGCGATGGATGTAGCTTGATGAGTCATGTTGTAATAATGGGAAACACGATGTTAGGGGGTAATAGTAAAGTATTTTCACATGCAGTTTTGGGGGCAGATCCGCAAAATAATAAACATAAAGGAGGGCATACAACACTTTCTATTGGTAAAAATTGTACGATTCGTGAAGGTGTAACAATGCATAGAGGTTCTGATTCGAGTATGGGAATGACGATTGTGGGTGATAATTGCCAATTTTTTTGTTATGCACATATCGCCCATGATTGTCATGTAGGAAATCATGTAACATTTGCAAATAATGCGATGATTGCTGGTCATGTTACTGTTGGTGATTATGTTATTATTGGTGGAGGTGCTGCTGTTCACCAGTTCGTTCGTATTGGGCATCATGCATTTGTTGGTGGTGTATCCGCACTGGTTGGTGATTTAATTCCTTACGGAACGGCTGTTGGTGTGCAGGCAAAACTTGCAGGATTAAATATTATTGGTATGAAGCGTGCAGGCCTTGAACGTAAAGATATTCACGCATTACGCCATGCGATTTCTATGCTTTTTGATCATAGTAAGCCGTTTAAAGAGCGTGTCAGTGATGTTGCTTCTTTCTATTCTACTTCTCAGTCTGTTGTTGATGTAGTTAATTTTATTAAAGAAGAAGGAAAACGTTTTTATTGTACTCCAAAATTTGAAGGTAATAAAATAAAAGAGAGCAAGGATTAA
- a CDS encoding ABC transporter permease — protein sequence MIEDLALLSFSNGGWGMVILSSAGMTLSLALCCALLGLPLGLLTAVMIRSNIKIAKIIATLFSSVFRGLPELLTLFLVYYGLQNIIQIILDYLNVQIMFSINAFVAGVLALSMVLAAFSCEVWLGAFNIFDKGQYEAARTLGLSRSTTFFHVVFPQLIQNALPGLSNNWLTLLKDTSLVSTISLVDLMRQTNLAVAATNKPMLFYFVACLLYLLFSAFFSAILHYLKIYTQAEYRKVSN from the coding sequence ATGATTGAAGATTTAGCATTGCTATCATTTAGCAATGGAGGATGGGGTATGGTTATACTGTCTAGCGCAGGAATGACGTTATCATTAGCTTTATGCTGTGCGCTCTTAGGACTTCCCTTAGGTCTTCTAACCGCTGTAATGATTCGATCCAATATTAAGATAGCTAAAATTATAGCTACCCTCTTTTCATCAGTCTTCCGTGGATTACCAGAGCTTTTAACCTTATTTTTAGTTTACTACGGATTGCAGAATATTATTCAAATTATTCTTGATTATCTTAATGTTCAAATAATGTTTAGCATAAACGCTTTTGTTGCTGGTGTTCTGGCACTCAGTATGGTTCTTGCAGCTTTTTCTTGTGAAGTTTGGCTTGGAGCATTTAATATTTTTGATAAAGGTCAATATGAAGCAGCTAGAACTTTAGGACTTTCACGATCAACAACGTTTTTTCATGTTGTCTTTCCTCAGCTCATCCAAAATGCTTTACCAGGACTTTCTAATAATTGGCTTACTTTACTTAAAGATACATCCCTGGTGTCAACCATTTCACTTGTTGACCTTATGCGACAAACGAATTTAGCAGTCGCAGCCACTAATAAACCTATGCTATTTTATTTTGTGGCATGCTTACTTTATTTGTTATTTTCAGCATTTTTTTCTGCAATCCTGCACTATCTGAAAATATACACTCAAGCAGAATATCGAAAGGTATCAAACTAA
- a CDS encoding transporter substrate-binding domain-containing protein, with amino-acid sequence MKLLAIALTISATLFTQSAYTQTLKIASDASYPPFSYIDSNNKPQGFDIDISYALCKKMNVECTIVTQDFEGMIPGLLAKKYDAIISSLAPTQERLQKIDFTDPYYNTTLAVIVTKDSEIKEISAKAFKGKNLGAQSNTTQAAYAEDHYASEGVNIKLYPTVIEVNRDLLNRRLNLMICDKIHALNWLENEGKDCCRLLGILEETEFPIAIAIRQNNNDLKNKFNEALKEIRLDGTYDKIMKKYFSFDIY; translated from the coding sequence ATGAAATTATTAGCAATAGCTCTTACAATAAGTGCAACATTATTTACCCAATCTGCCTATACTCAAACGCTTAAAATTGCAAGTGATGCTTCTTATCCTCCATTTAGTTATATTGACTCAAATAATAAACCTCAGGGGTTTGATATTGATATATCTTATGCACTTTGTAAAAAAATGAACGTTGAATGTACTATCGTCACTCAAGACTTTGAGGGAATGATTCCCGGTCTTCTTGCAAAAAAGTACGATGCTATCATTTCTTCTCTTGCTCCTACACAAGAGCGCTTACAGAAGATTGATTTCACAGATCCTTACTATAACACAACACTTGCTGTAATTGTTACCAAAGATTCAGAAATTAAAGAGATCTCAGCAAAAGCTTTTAAAGGTAAAAATCTTGGTGCACAATCAAATACAACACAAGCTGCCTACGCAGAAGATCATTATGCTTCTGAAGGAGTGAACATTAAACTCTATCCTACAGTAATAGAAGTGAATCGAGATCTTTTAAATCGTCGGCTTAATTTGATGATCTGCGATAAAATACACGCTCTAAACTGGCTTGAAAATGAAGGAAAAGATTGCTGTCGTCTTTTAGGAATTCTGGAAGAAACAGAATTTCCTATTGCAATTGCTATACGTCAAAATAATAATGATCTTAAAAATAAGTTCAATGAAGCGCTAAAAGAAATTCGTTTGGATGGGACTTATGATAAAATTATGAAAAAATATTTTTCATTCGATATTTATTAA
- a CDS encoding amino acid ABC transporter ATP-binding protein yields the protein MNLENNKSVYTAQNSVISIRNLNKWYGDFQVLYNINFDVKTGERIVICGPSGSGKSTLIRCINQLEKAQEGSICIHNINIHAAPLYQQKNVLSKIGMVFQNFNLFPHMSVMQNCILAPMTVQGLSKQQAQERAIRYLTNVGIEKHCNKYPLQLSGGQQQRVAIARALCMEPEVMLFDEPTSALDPESVGEVLEVMVQLAETGITMLCVTHEMGFAREVSKRILFLENGKIIEDTASDEFFTNPKSQRAREFLAKIKH from the coding sequence ATGAATTTGGAAAATAATAAATCTGTCTATACTGCTCAAAACTCCGTAATTTCTATTCGGAATTTAAATAAATGGTATGGAGATTTTCAGGTTCTCTATAACATTAACTTCGACGTTAAAACTGGCGAACGTATTGTTATCTGTGGTCCTTCTGGATCAGGAAAATCAACTTTGATTCGTTGTATTAATCAATTAGAAAAAGCACAAGAAGGTTCAATATGTATCCATAATATTAATATTCATGCTGCTCCTCTGTATCAGCAAAAAAATGTTCTTTCTAAAATAGGAATGGTCTTTCAAAACTTTAATTTATTTCCCCATATGAGCGTTATGCAAAATTGCATTTTAGCACCTATGACTGTTCAAGGACTTTCTAAACAACAAGCACAAGAAAGAGCAATTCGTTATCTGACAAATGTTGGCATTGAAAAACACTGTAATAAATATCCTTTACAACTTTCTGGCGGACAACAACAACGTGTTGCGATTGCTCGTGCACTTTGTATGGAACCTGAAGTGATGCTTTTTGATGAACCAACGTCGGCTCTTGATCCAGAAAGTGTCGGAGAAGTTTTAGAAGTTATGGTTCAATTGGCAGAGACAGGTATAACGATGCTCTGTGTGACTCATGAAATGGGTTTTGCACGTGAAGTCTCAAAAAGGATCCTTTTTCTAGAAAATGGAAAAATTATTGAAGATACCGCTTCTGACGAATTTTTTACCAATCCTAAGAGCCAGCGGGCTCGTGAGTTTCTTGCTAAAATTAAACATTAA
- the gltX gene encoding glutamate--tRNA ligase, with amino-acid sequence MSVITRFAPSPTGFLHIGGARTALFNWLYAKHTGGKMLLRIEDTDRERSTEAAVKAIIDGLHWMGLSYDGVPISQFERIARHRQVAEQLVKDGKAYYCYASPEELVEMRENARAEGRPPRYDGRWRDRDISKAPKDIKPVIRIKAPQDGETIVHDRVQGIVRFPNKDLDDFIILRSDGSPTYMHAVVVDDHDMGITHIIRGDDHLTNAARQIIIFNAMGWDIPVMAHIPLIHGENGAKLSKRHGALGVEAYRTMGYLPSALRNYLVRLGWSHGNDELMSIEDMISWFDIDDINKGAARFDFKKLDAINGHYIRMCSDQDLFDAALNILPEIKGGLQIMEKLDEKRRVQFLKAMPNLKERSKTLCELIDNASFIFTQRPLQLDEKAQMLLDKNGQAILNGVYLVLKAVHSWDTKTLNESLRSYAQTQNLKFGSIAQPLRAALTGQPISPGVFDVLILLGRDESLNRINDQLITTPC; translated from the coding sequence GTGTCCGTTATTACTCGCTTTGCCCCCTCACCAACAGGCTTCCTCCATATCGGAGGTGCTCGTACTGCCCTCTTTAATTGGCTTTATGCTAAACATACTGGTGGTAAAATGCTACTACGAATTGAAGACACAGACAGAGAGCGTTCTACAGAAGCCGCTGTAAAAGCCATTATAGATGGTTTACACTGGATGGGACTTAGTTATGATGGTGTTCCTATTTCGCAGTTCGAGCGCATAGCACGTCATCGCCAAGTTGCCGAACAATTGGTAAAAGATGGAAAAGCTTATTATTGCTATGCTTCACCTGAAGAATTAGTAGAAATGCGTGAAAATGCCCGCGCAGAAGGCCGTCCACCACGTTATGATGGACGTTGGCGAGATCGTGATATTTCTAAAGCTCCTAAAGATATCAAACCTGTTATTCGCATCAAAGCACCACAAGATGGAGAAACAATCGTACATGACCGTGTTCAAGGTATTGTTCGCTTCCCTAATAAAGATCTGGATGACTTTATTATTTTGCGTTCTGATGGCTCGCCTACTTATATGCATGCTGTCGTTGTTGACGATCATGATATGGGAATAACACATATCATACGTGGTGATGACCACCTCACAAATGCTGCCCGTCAAATAATTATCTTCAATGCAATGGGATGGGATATTCCTGTTATGGCACATATCCCACTTATCCATGGAGAAAATGGCGCAAAATTATCAAAGCGGCATGGTGCACTAGGTGTCGAAGCTTATCGAACAATGGGCTACCTTCCTTCTGCTTTGAGAAATTACTTAGTCCGTCTAGGTTGGAGTCATGGTAATGACGAACTAATGTCAATCGAAGATATGATTTCTTGGTTTGATATTGATGATATTAATAAAGGAGCAGCTCGTTTTGATTTCAAAAAGCTCGACGCTATCAATGGACATTATATACGTATGTGTTCAGATCAAGACCTTTTTGATGCTGCTCTTAACATTTTGCCAGAAATTAAAGGTGGTTTACAAATAATGGAAAAGCTTGATGAAAAACGTCGTGTTCAATTTCTTAAAGCTATGCCTAATTTGAAAGAACGTTCAAAAACACTATGCGAACTTATTGATAATGCCTCTTTCATTTTCACACAGCGACCATTACAGCTCGATGAAAAAGCGCAAATGTTGTTAGATAAAAATGGACAAGCCATTTTAAATGGTGTTTATCTTGTCCTAAAAGCAGTTCATTCTTGGGACACAAAAACGCTAAATGAATCTCTTCGATCTTATGCACAAACACAGAACCTCAAATTCGGATCCATTGCACAACCACTTCGAGCAGCTCTTACAGGACAGCCAATATCTCCGGGAGTTTTTGATGTTCTTATTTTATTAGGACGGGATGAATCTCTCAATCGTATCAATGATCAACTTATCACAACCCCATGCTAA
- a CDS encoding LpxI family protein codes for MPVSGTRSFFSGRTAIIAGNGILPITVAQELERHGQNPFLVLLRDEADTELYRYEHCELSIVELARLVKILKTAGICNIVLAGGVKKRPLLTQLRLDWTTFLAFPKLIGALKKGDDALLKAFIRIIEAHGFYVIGAHEIVPDLLAPVKFDLTLRRATQKEKKDISLALKAAKLLGQLDIGQAAVAINGRVIAVEGAEGTDNMLWRVCEMREREQIPPKGGVLVKCAKPQQDYRVDLPSIGPTTIMNIAKSGLSGIAMEANKSLILSVKTTIEKANEYSLFIETFEKFDHE; via the coding sequence ATGCCTGTCTCTGGTACCAGAAGTTTTTTTTCCGGCCGTACTGCTATTATAGCAGGAAATGGTATTCTACCTATCACTGTTGCGCAAGAACTTGAAAGACATGGTCAGAATCCTTTTCTTGTGCTTTTGCGTGATGAGGCAGATACTGAGCTTTATCGTTATGAGCATTGCGAGTTGTCAATTGTCGAATTAGCTCGACTCGTTAAAATCTTAAAAACAGCAGGAATTTGTAATATTGTGTTGGCAGGTGGTGTAAAAAAACGGCCACTTCTTACACAATTGCGACTCGATTGGACAACATTTTTAGCTTTTCCTAAATTAATCGGAGCTTTGAAAAAGGGGGATGATGCATTATTAAAAGCTTTTATAAGGATTATAGAAGCGCATGGTTTTTATGTTATTGGTGCTCATGAGATAGTACCAGATCTTTTAGCTCCAGTAAAATTTGATTTAACATTACGGAGGGCTACTCAAAAAGAGAAAAAAGATATTTCCTTAGCATTAAAAGCAGCAAAGCTTTTAGGTCAATTAGATATTGGGCAAGCAGCAGTAGCTATAAATGGAAGGGTAATTGCAGTTGAGGGAGCAGAGGGAACTGATAATATGCTGTGGCGAGTTTGTGAAATGCGAGAAAGAGAGCAAATTCCGCCTAAAGGTGGAGTTCTTGTTAAATGTGCGAAACCGCAACAAGATTATCGTGTTGATCTACCATCAATTGGGCCTACAACAATAATGAATATTGCCAAAAGTGGGCTGTCTGGCATTGCGATGGAAGCAAATAAAAGTCTCATATTATCAGTAAAAACAACAATAGAAAAAGCCAATGAATATTCCCTGTTTATAGAAACATTTGAAAAATTTGATCATGAATAA
- the lpxB gene encoding lipid-A-disaccharide synthase, producing MNNCLLKIAVVAGEESGDLLGADLISCLLQQTGYNIHLIGVGGRHLKALGLKSFFNSHDISLIGLGAVVRKLPLLLLHIHNLSKFIVQEKPDCLIIIDSPDFTHRVAKKVRILAPSIPIIKYIAPTVWAWRPKRAKAMRKFVDHILAVFPFEEKIMQDLGGPATTYVGHRLLTYPPLLTAQFKKKCQLEKRCLCGEQTLSSTLVILPGSRNLEIRSLMPIFREAVEILGQRIPHLRIILPTLPHLVDEIHDFLQDWKSKVEVVIGEDAKWCAFAEADVALAALGTVSLELALAKIPMVLCYKLDLFSRLFIFSKVMLWSAALPNIISDKPIVPEYFNEFLRPGMLARQIEQLLYNPLLRQAQLDAFEIVEQKMKTEVPSGVVGAQTIINLLEKIKHLKLCR from the coding sequence ATGAATAATTGTCTCTTAAAAATTGCTGTTGTTGCAGGCGAAGAATCTGGTGATTTACTTGGAGCAGATTTGATTTCTTGTTTGTTACAACAGACAGGATATAATATTCATTTGATTGGTGTTGGTGGGAGACATTTAAAAGCATTAGGTTTAAAAAGCTTCTTTAATTCTCATGATATTTCTTTAATTGGTTTAGGAGCAGTGGTAAGAAAACTGCCATTATTGCTGTTGCATATTCATAATCTATCCAAATTTATCGTTCAAGAGAAGCCCGATTGCTTAATTATTATTGATAGTCCAGATTTTACTCATCGTGTTGCAAAAAAGGTGCGTATTTTAGCACCTTCTATTCCTATTATTAAATACATTGCTCCAACCGTTTGGGCATGGCGCCCAAAGCGAGCTAAAGCTATGCGTAAATTTGTTGACCATATTTTAGCAGTTTTTCCTTTTGAAGAAAAGATTATGCAGGATTTGGGAGGTCCTGCCACTACTTATGTTGGACATCGTCTTTTAACATATCCTCCGCTCCTGACTGCCCAATTTAAAAAAAAATGCCAATTAGAAAAAAGATGCTTGTGTGGTGAACAAACATTATCGTCGACGTTAGTTATTTTGCCTGGATCACGCAATTTGGAGATTCGCTCTTTAATGCCGATTTTTCGGGAAGCAGTGGAAATTCTTGGACAACGCATCCCTCATTTACGTATTATTTTACCAACCTTACCGCATTTGGTGGATGAAATTCATGATTTTTTACAGGACTGGAAAAGCAAAGTAGAAGTTGTTATTGGTGAAGATGCAAAATGGTGTGCTTTTGCGGAAGCTGATGTTGCACTTGCAGCTCTTGGAACGGTTTCACTTGAATTAGCATTGGCAAAAATTCCAATGGTTCTTTGCTATAAGCTTGATCTTTTTTCTAGATTATTCATTTTTTCCAAAGTGATGTTATGGAGTGCTGCTCTCCCAAATATTATTTCTGATAAGCCTATTGTGCCGGAATATTTTAACGAATTTCTACGCCCTGGCATGTTAGCAAGGCAAATAGAACAGCTTTTGTATAATCCTTTATTACGACAGGCACAACTCGATGCTTTTGAAATAGTGGAACAGAAAATGAAAACTGAAGTACCATCGGGAGTTGTTGGAGCACAAACGATAATTAATCTTCTCGAAAAAATAAAACACTTAAAATTGTGCAGATAA